The genomic interval gagaagatgaACCGTCCCCGCCCGTTCCAGACAAAAGCCGCACAGCGTGTTCCTTAGAAGCACTCGACGGCCCTCCTGGTTGCTGCGCACCTCCCGCTGCTGTTCGAAGGCAGTTCGTCGGGCTGCTTGCCCCCGCAGACACACCGAGGAAAAGAGAGGCCCGGGGAGACACGTCATCCAGCCGAAGTCCAGCGGTGGGCGAGCAGCCCGGTGAGGATGGAAAGAAAGTGTCTGACGGGAGGAGAGCTGCGAGAGAAGGATGccgagaagacggcgacgccgaggtcggcgtcggcggccaCAACATGGTGAGTCGGGGGGGTGAATGGTATCACACAGAGAGCAATAACTGCTGAATAGGCAAAAAGCCCCCGCAGGCAACGACAGAGCGCGAGCGATACACAGCTCGCCGGCAAGAAACATATACTGTCTCAAGGAAATTGAAAAGTGAATTGAACGGACAGTgacagagagggaagaggcagaaaaaaacCCAAGTTGCCCCGAGAAGGCGACAGAAAGGAGGAACTGTGTGCCCGCGCGGCTAACGGCGACAACCAAGAAACTTGTGTGACAAGAAAGGAACAGTTGCTACCGTAACTAACAAGGAATCCGAAAAATGCAtacgccccgccccccgcagAGAGATACACGTCAAAAAGACGacaggaaggagacgaagcaaGCACGAATCAACGCCAAAAACGGTCGCTACATACACGCCCAGGCGGACGAGCACACCATTGCCGACAAGGGGGAAAATGCCATTTAGCTTGCAAACCTGAACCTAACAGCGGCGCTGAAAACCCCCCAGAAACCAGAGCCGATTGAGGCTCAAacgcgccttccgctttTGCGACCAATAACAATGTCGCAGGAGGGTCGTACAGCCTGCACCCGCCCACGatgcgagagaaaactgATTACAACAGCGCGTGTGCGGTGCGAGTGGGGAGGGCGATACCTTCGCAACTCAAAATAATGCATTTGACAGCACAAACCCATGTGAGTTGTTTTGCCTGTCAATAACGGTTTTCCGTCCCCGGACCCTTAAACTGGACTTAAGAATGCATCCCTAAAGCAGCACGCGACCTGCCGCGTAGGGAGAGAGTCGGCAGAGGATGGGCGTGGTCTGTGGACGGCAAGCACCCTCTATTGGCGGCAGACGAGCTACGAGAGCGGTTTTCCACACGCCGCGTTAGAAGATTTCTGTTCACCTCCCTGCTTGATCTTCCTTCTGCGCTCTAGCCATCACGAGCAAAAATTGATAAAGCGCCCGTCAGCACCCCCCCTCCGGCCTCATGCTGCGGAGGTGGCGGTTTCTCACGTCCCTCTCTCTACGctacggcggcgccgcccccctttTCGACTGCACAGGGGGGTCCGACCCCCTTGGTTGAGGAAACGTCTCCAAAGCCACGAAGTCACCCGTACAACGAAAGACCTGAAACGCGAAGAGAAATAGGGATTAAGTGGTCCACAAGCACTCGATATGGGGATACAAGATACAATTTCACACAGTCTCAGAGCAATGGCCTTATGAGTAGCCCAAACACACTGCGTCGCAGAACGACCCACCACACACCACGAACCCTTCCCCCCCattcggcggcggagccccgGCAGCCTGGCGCGAACGTCTTGTGGTCGAGGTGGTGTAAAAAACCGAAGACGCCGGCAAAGGAAAGTAACGCGGAACCCAACGGAACAACAGCGGATCCTGGGTCATGACAGGGACAGACCCGATCTCAATGGTTCAGTCGTCACTCTCCACACTGACATAAGTTGGACACCAGTGATTTTCCACCAACACGCCGACCGACGGATGCACAGTGAAACAAACGGGCATCTCATTCCAAGTTAACGCGCGCAGGTATTATGAAGACGCGGCAAATGCTTCTGTCGGCCTGAAATGTCCCCTCAGGCCAGCATGCTTCGGTGCCATTACTCGCTTGCTATCATCTCTCGAATTCAGGTTCCTCCAAACCACGGATGGTAGGTGGTGAGAAGCACCACTCCTTCGAGGTTGCCAAATATTGCGCAGCTCTTCGCAGCGACCTCGCGACTGTGAACTGTGGGCGCCCCTAAGGAGAGCCACTTGCCTCTATATTTCAGGCACCTTCCACACTCTATTGTAAACTCTGGACGACACTGGACCGTTGACACTTGTAGAGAAGAGACGTCAGAAGCGCTGACATGGCGTATCTTacgccgcagacagagaagggaagtgcCTCATTCCACCGGTACAGCGCACTTCGTTTCACGCGAAGGCAAGGGTGCACACGCTCCTGCTCAGCAGCCCTTTAAAACCCTCCGTGGCGTGtgcctgccgctgcagatGGAGGAGGGTGGCTGGAAGAAGGGTCGTTGACTGGCCTCCGAGCGTGGACGGGGCTGGGGGCCTCCGTTGAGGCCAGCGGTGCCTTCACTGTTTCAGCGTGGTCACAGCACCAAGAGACGACCGCGACTTGGTAACCCGAGGCATGCGTGGAAGGCAACGTGCTCGCCTGATCATCAGTGACACATGACCACCATCGCGCGCCAAGCTTGGTACATCAGGGCGAATCTTCTGACCACCTCATTCCAcggcacgcatgcgcgtgccGAATGCACGATGGCACACGTAACTACGCacaaaaacacacacacatcgAAATCATCAAAATTAGGATGTTTGCAAAGGAAGGTCCGCTAGGGACATccttcgacttcgtaccatttcttccgcgcgtcttcaAAGTAAAGCGTGCACGTGGCAGACGAACGGTACATCATGCGAGAAACAAAGGCTACGTCCGCGCTTTTCTGCGGAACAAAATCGGCAGGCGGGTTCCCACCCACAAGTCCCATATGCTGTGTACCCCATGACAAGAAAAAAGGGGCAACATACCAAGCTGCTTTGTTTTCGACTGCGGGTTCAAGCACATGGGTTCAGCGCTTGTGTGTTCGATTGGGGTCAGCTCTTCAAAACCGGCACGCACAAAGACAGTCGCCTCGTTCTGGTTGAAGCAGACTGGGACTTACATCACTGAGCGTCAGAATTAGCGTGTGAAGCGCGGGGAAGTTGATCAAAAGCTCGGCATTCGGGGCGCCACCAGCGTACTGCCTGCGAAACCGGGGTGCAGAAGTGTTCGCTGCCATGTTTCCATTCGGTCCCCCATGCATCCCGTTCACAACTCCAAATTAGTCGGCCTGCGTGCAGATGGACCATATGTGTCCCAGCAGGTTGTACGGGGCGCCATGCGGCACGAAGCATAAGGCAGCTGTGAGTGTGAAGGAAACCCGTCGGCAGCAAATGTTGCCACGGGCTGTCCGTTGACAACAAAAAACAACGTTTGTCGTTGCTCACGAGAGAGAGTTACTCTGGGTACTGCAGGAAACTTTGGGATATGGACATCTTACTTCGTACCAACGGCActgtgcagcagcagccgcaagCCACGCTAACGATTTTGTGGGGAGGACCGGTCTTAATAGAGACAGGCGAAAGTGTAGCTGTTTCTACATGACTGCGTGGTCCTCCGTAGGCGGGACACGAAGAAATACCAGTGCCGCTGTCTTGCATCTGCTCGGAATTCGTGTGCTCTACCTCGCTGTATTTTTGTGTTGGATAGTCAAACCAACTTATCAACGACGGGGACTTCCGGCAGCTCGTTTGTTAGTCCAGTAAAACCCCGATAAGACTGCCTGGCGATCGGAGGGTTCTTTCGCTTTCTGGGTGCCTCGAGAAGGATGGTGCAACCTACGGAGAAGCACGTTTCTTAGGAGAGGGAACCAATCTTTCCTGTCGGACGCGCCTTTACCAGCCACCTTACCCCGACGCATACAAACGGACATACACGTACGCAAAAGGACACTCACATAGCTACAAACAAATCTCGTGGGTTAGTCTACCCTTTGATTTGAATTGCATCGCGCCCGCTCCAGCTGTTTGAAGACAGAGTCGGGCCTATTAAGTCGTGTTGGTTGGCCTTGTAATGCTCCGTGTTTACTAAGTTCCTTACTAAGCCCTATAAGAATTGTACTGTTCCAGCCAACCTAAGCCATCTTTTTCCTCCTTGGTAGGCATGGTCGTGTTAGCGCCCACAAGAGCAGACTAAGACGTTGCGGGGCAGCTTCTTTAGGGCCTCCTGTTCTGTACTTGGCAGAAACTGTCTAACCGTCGGCAGTCACCGGCCCATGTGTTTAACAGACAACCGTCGTCTCCGCAGAGGGATTGGCGTGAAGACTAGAACCTGCGGCAAATACTGTGTTTCGGAGACGAACGCAGGTTGAAGCCGGTACCTGATCAGTGCCATCTGGGCAGCTGCATAAAACAATGGCGTAAGAGCGTAACGGCTGCGTACGACGAGAGCCGCCAGTGGTTTAAGGTTTAGGTTGTATATGCAGGATGCAAATCCAGAAGACAAATTCAAATTTTACTCATGAGACTATCTTGTCACCTCTCCGACTACCCTGAACCTCCGCTTCAAGTGCCATTTTGTGTAAGGCATCTTCATGCCTACCTCTATGCACGTGCCGTCGGACGAATATTATGCAAACGGTTGTCGCTAGAAGCGCCTACCGTACCACGAAGTCGCCCTTTCTCCGACAAAGCTCTCCAGAGCTGCTCGACGACTGAAAAAAGTACAGTGCGCCAGCACCTCTCTCCACGCCACGCGGTCGCCCTGCATACCCCGTGCTATGCGATCTACCATATAAAATGAAATATATTGAAAAGAGAAATGTTGCCTCACTCATCAGTACACTTGAGCGTTCATAATCACAGGGACGGAAATCATGCTTGGCAAGACAGACGCGTTGTTCATAAGCCTGCCACACACCTGATTCCCCAAGGTGTTCATCGTCCACCGCCTAAAGCAACTCGCGCTTCGTGTCCGTGCCGCTGCAGACACTCGTTGGCGAAATCCTCGTAGAATTCGACGAGTTCCTGGAGTCTCAGCGACTCTTGGTAGACTGCTTCGCATATTTCTTCCAGTTCCCTGCCGCCCGTGATAATCGCCCATTCATCATCGCTGGTCTCTTTGTCGAGTCTTGAAGTCGTCGCCTCTGAGTCCCGCAACATTTCTATGTGCGGGGAAGGTTCTGCAGCCTCAGAGGTTGACCCCACAGAAAACACTGAAGCTTCGGCCATGTCTCCTTTCGTTGCATCCGTGGCGTCTACTTGCACGGAAAGACCTCCGGACACTGGTGTTTTCCGCTGCCTCGGGGTCTCTTTTCGAATCGCTCGTTTTCCGGCGCCCTGGTCTAAAGCTGACAAATTCCTAATCTCCGCCAAAGAGACGATGGGTACGTGTTCCACGTTCTCGTCGGCACGTGGTGAAGCTTGAGAAACCTCATGAGGGGATGGCTTCTCCCCGTGACCACGGATGCACCCGGGCGGTTCACAAGCATCCACGTGCTCGGGCGCTTGTGTCCGACTGTGTCGGAGAGGGCAAGCGGAAAAGCCTCCTTTTggccgcccgcgcgaagcagaggtAGGAAGGCCGGTCGGCTCACACTCAAGGTTTCCGGCTTCCAAGCTGGGACCAGACGCTTGTGGGCCTCGTGAAGCGGTTCGCCCGTCGTCTGCGTAGTCAGTCACTGGTCCTCGAGGTCGATGGGAGCTGCAAAGGCCCAGAACTGCTGCAGGATCCAGCCCTCTGACCTTGGAAAGAGGCCGCCCCTGCCCATCGTCGGGCAGGTGGCTCACGTCCAATTCGGCTGGCGCCAGTCCGGGTTCCCGGTTCAAGGTGCGCTCTTGTGTGCTCACGTTGAGGAACTGGGGCGTGTGCGTCCCTTCCGCAGGGTGAGCGCGAGTTGCCAGCTGTTGCCGCAACAACCAGGAAAAGCAAGGCGCGAACGTCCAAAAGTTTTTCAGTTGGTGCTCAACTGATGAGAGGTACTGTTGACCGTGCGCAACCAGCTCCTCGAGTTGGCGGAGCGTCAGCTCAGACTGTGGTGTAGCCTCCTCTGCTGGCACTCTTGAATCATTGGACTTGTCCTCCTCAACACTGTGCTGCTCAGCACATCTTCCAGAATCAGTCTCTGCTGCTGACGAGCCACATACTGGGCTGCCATGGCAAATGTAGACGACAGCGTCACCCTCCATTGAATTTTCCAGGGCGATATAAGGTACTGGGAAGGAACAACACCCCCGTTCCCTGGTGTGCCGAGAGAAGAAATTTGTGGAAGTCGGAAGCCCGTTGCCTTCACGGTGCAAGAAAGATAGATCGTTAGCATTTTCTGACAGAAGGCCGTGGAGCACTTCGAGGCCGCTGATGTGCATGACGGCGGCCATGAGTTCAGGATGCTCCAACCGCTTCAGCGCAGTCGCCGCGGTTGCCCCGAGTACCCGTATCAGACACTCTCCGAGAGCTTCGCATTTCTGCCGGAAGCTGTTCTTGCTTTTGATGCGGTCACGCAGAGTACGCTGGAACGCCGCATTTGAGGACGTGCAGACAGCACGAAGTAGGGCGTGGGTGAACAACCGGTATACTTGGGCCCCATGCTTGAGGGGCATCCAGGAGATCGCCTCACGAGATAGGCAGTGGTGATAGGGCACACGAGGCCCGGCATCGCTTCCCGTTGGGTGTTGCGGTGTCATGGCTGTGCCTTTACTCCTCTGAGGCGGCAGTTGACTGCTGCAAAAGGGAGGGCATGCACATATCGGCTTCCTagtctgcctctgcagcacaAATAGGGTTCAGGGTTCAAAAAATGCAGAGTGTGGAGCATTAGCAAATCTCAAGCCTCACGGTAAACATCGTGGAAGTCCGAGGTTATTAGGATCTGAAATTGGGCGCAAAGCTCATACCCTAAACTGGGTTTAAAACTCATACCGTACCAGTCCGCTGGGCATTCACCAGACAGCTGTCAAGACACGCTTTTTACGCGTGGCGGACGTTTCGGTGGAGCATCCGCTCTGCGCATAGTCGCCGGCATGCTGGGATACCACCGGGTCGAAGCGTGTCATAGCACAGCCTCTGCTGCGTTGCAGTCAGCGAGCTAATTTATTTTTTTTCCACAACTGCACCCTCTCCCATAAACGAACCAGGGGACCTGCCTCTAGTCCACCAGATGGGTCTGCTTTCTTCTAATATACGACGACCCCACAGCTGGGCGGCGGGTGTTAGTTCGCGATGCGGTCCGGGGAAGCACATGCTCCGCAGAGGGTGCGCCGGAAATGCACCAAGCGAGCGGGACGCCGGACGCAACCGCGTGATTGCCTGCAGGCGGAGCGACCGACGAGGTGAGGTGTGCGTCTCTCACGCTCTCGTGCCAGCGGATCCGTCCGCCGGGGGTCACGCTGGACCGATGTGCACTGGTAGTAGTAATCATTCCATAACCTGGCGACCTTCTCTGCTCTTTCTTTCAACGCTCCGTAACATTCGACAAGATGGTGTGCAAGTTGGGCATCAATGGCTTCGGCCGTATTGGTCGCCTGGTGTTCCGCGCGGCAATGGAGCACAGCGGCGTGGTAAGTATTCCTATCAGTCGCGTTAGTGTTCGTGTGCTGACGAGGTGCACTTCAGTTTGCCAATTTAGAACGAGGAACCGCAGTGGTGCGGAACGGTAGGAAGACTGCGATATATACTCCCATATTCCGGAGTGGATTGTCAATTTCGAAAGGGATAAGGACACACCAGGAGCGCACGTCGCTTGACGGGGACAGAATGTGGTTGTGCGCATTTTGAGTGTGGTCACGCGCACGGGAGCGCTCCTCCCAATCTCGTCTTGGAGCAAGAGCCGCACTCCTTTTGCATCCGCCAGCGGATATCTGTGTGTGCcatgtttttttttccaggAAGTTGTTGCTATCAACGACCCGTTCATGTCTCTTGACTACATGGTCTACCTCCTGAAGTACGACTCCGTTCACGGTCACTACCCCGCGGAAGTGAGCCACAAGGACGGCAAGCTGGTTGTTGGCGGCAAGGCCGTCACCGTCTTCAACGTGAAGGAGCCGACTGCCATCCCTTGGGGACAGGCCGGCGTCCACTACGTCTGCGAATCCACTGGCATTTTCCTGACGAAGGAGAAAGCGCAGGCTCACTTGAATAGCGGAGCCAAGAAGGTCATCATGTCCGCCCCTCCAAAGGACGACACCCCGATGTTCGTCATGGGCGTGAACCAGGACCAGTACAAGTCCACTGACATCATCGTGTCTAACGCTTCCTGCACGACGAACTGCTTGGCTCCTCTTGCCAAGATCGTCCACGACAAGTTCGGCATTGTTGAAGGTCTCATGACCACTATTCATGCCATGACTGCCAACCAGCTCACTGTCGATGGTCCTTCCAAGGGAGGCAAGGACTGGCgtgcaggccgcgctgcggGCGTCAACATTATCCCTGCTTCCACTGGTGCAGCGAAGGCCGTCGGCAAGGTTATCCCGTCTCTCAACGGAAAGCTCACAGGCATGGCCTTCCGTGTCCCCGTTACCGATGTTTCTGTTGTTGATCTCACTTGCAAGCTGGCAAAGCCCGCCAAGTACGAGGAGATCGTCGCCGCTGTCaaggaggcagcagacggTCCCATGAAGGGCATTGTGAGCTACACCGACGAAGAAGTCGTCTCCTCTGACTTCATCCACTGCAAGTACTCGTCTACCTTCGACGTCAACGCCGGCATCATGCTCAACGACACCTTCGTTAAGCTTGTTTCGTGGTACGACAACGAATGGGGCTACTCCAACCGGCTTGTTGAGTTGGCTCACTACATGTCGGAGAAGGACAGTGCTTAAATGCACTTGCAGCTATCCATCGGGAAGTTGGAGCTCGAGAACATCGAGAAGATGACGCTCCTGTGGTTATGTGATATGTCGAGTTATTGTTTTGACCACCCCCGCGATGCAGAGTTTTTCAACGAACCGAACCGTGTGGCACTGTGTCCCGTTTTTGTGCCTAGGGGCCCTGCCCGTGCCGGAGTGCTTGCACTCAACGCGTGATGTGCGCAAGTGGTGCCCATGTGCGCTGGTCATTCAAAACTGCATAGCGAACAAACTCAACCCATGCTGGTGGGAAAAACATTTTGTGCTTGACGAAAGATTCAGACTCACTTGCAGGTGGCAGGCGCAGCATTTGTGGTTTGCCTCATCAACGACGTCTTTGTTAGTCAACTAGTTCCACAGGGTTAGGCGCCAGTGGTGGAAGCATGGGGTACCATTCCAAGTTGTGGTGGTACCTTGGAACCGTAAACTCGTTTGCCCTTAAGAGGCGCGTACCTGGTCCGTTAGTCAGGGTACGCTTGAGCACCCAGCTGATACGGGACACCCGACGTCTTTCCCACGTTTGTAGGAGCCGCACCAGGTAAGCTCCTCAGTGGAGACTGAAGCGAATACGGATGTAATTTTTGGTAACGTTTCACGATTCCATAGGAAGAAGAGGATTTGTTGCAGCATTGGCGAAGCAGGGCTTGAACCTGTTCACGTGCTGCGTCTCGGGCGTGAAGCCAGCGCAAGCTATGAGCCTCATGAGCTGCACCAAGCATGGTGATCACATAGTTCTCATCCTCTTGCTCTTTGACGCTGGACTGCGCACGTCTCGGTGAGAAGGGCGTGCCGCCTTTCTAGTCCACAAATCGCGCAGCTGTTTCGTTCAGATTCTCAGTTGCTGACAGAAATGTGGAAGCAGTGGTCGCTATTTGTAacctcgcctcctccgttgGGCTGCCGGTGTAGTACAAGCATGAACCCTTTTTCCGGGCACCGTGCTTCAAGGATAGATAGAAGCACGAGGCGACCTCTTCGTCGGTTAGGTCACAATGCCC from Besnoitia besnoiti strain Bb-Ger1 chromosome XI, whole genome shotgun sequence carries:
- a CDS encoding hypothetical protein (encoded by transcript BESB_020350), whose product is MTPQHPTGSDAGPRVPYHHCLSREAISWMPLKHGAQVYRLFTHALLRAVCTSSNAAFQRTLRDRIKSKNSFRQKCEALGECLIRVLGATAATALKRLEHPELMAAVMHISGLEVLHGLLSENANDLSFLHREGNGLPTSTNFFSRHTRERGCCSFPVPYIALENSMEGDAVVYICHGSPVCGSSAAETDSGRCAEQHSVEEDKSNDSRVPAEEATPQSELTLRQLEELVAHGQQYLSSVEHQLKNFWTFAPCFSWLLRQQLATRAHPAEGTHTPQFLNVSTQERTLNREPGLAPAELDVSHLPDDGQGRPLSKVRGLDPAAVLGLCSSHRPRGPVTDYADDGRTASRGPQASGPSLEAGNLECEPTGLPTSASRGRPKGGFSACPLRHSRTQAPEHVDACEPPGCIRGHGEKPSPHEVSQASPRADENVEHVPIVSLAEIRNLSALDQGAGKRAIRKETPRQRKTPVSGGLSVQVDATDATKGDMAEASVFSVGSTSEAAEPSPHIEMLRDSEATTSRLDKETSDDEWAIITGGRELEEICEAVYQESLRLQELVEFYEDFANECLQRHGHEARVALGGGR
- a CDS encoding glyceraldehyde-3-phosphate dehydrogenase GAPDH1 (encoded by transcript BESB_020360); the protein is MVCKLGINGFGRIGRLVFRAAMEHSGVEVVAINDPFMSLDYMVYLLKYDSVHGHYPAEVSHKDGKLVVGGKAVTVFNVKEPTAIPWGQAGVHYVCESTGIFLTKEKAQAHLNSGAKKVIMSAPPKDDTPMFVMGVNQDQYKSTDIIVSNASCTTNCLAPLAKIVHDKFGIVEGLMTTIHAMTANQLTVDGPSKGGKDWRAGRAAGVNIIPASTGAAKAVGKVIPSLNGKLTGMAFRVPVTDVSVVDLTCKLAKPAKYEEIVAAVKEAADGPMKGIVSYTDEEVVSSDFIHCKYSSTFDVNAGIMLNDTFVKLVSWYDNEWGYSNRLVELAHYMSEKDSA